From the genome of Alcanivorax sp.:
GTAGCCGATCAGGATGTGGTGAATACCCTGGACAATAAAACCCTGGAAGGCTTGCCAACGGGAATCACGACTCAGTTGCTGGCGACGCTCTGCATTGCTGAACGTGGCGGTTAGCACGGTGTCATCCTGATCCAGGCGCAACAGTCCATGGTGGTCCGGATCCCGGTGAAAGAGAAACTGGTAATCTATCTCCAGGCTCTCCGCATTAATGCTGCAGTTGCCCTGTAAATGCAGCGCTGCATAACTCCCATCCACATGTTCATTAACCTGAAGGCCGGTTAGCATCATGGGACAGACAGAAGCTTGCCCATCTGCCATGGCATGGACAGTGAGTGTGGAAAGTACCTGGGTGACCAGCGCCGGTTGTTGACGCTGCAATTCCCCCCAGGTGATCTGTCCGTCCCGGTTGGCATCCACAGGCAGCACCAGATTCAGGTCTCGCAATGCGATATCCCATCGGCCGGTAATGGCGGTGCTGTCAGAACGGGTTTGTAGTTGCAGGTAGCTGTCACTGGGTTTGTGGGCCTCCGCGAGTCCGGTCGTTAGCAGCAGCAGGGCGCAAAGCAATCGTTTCATGGAGTGTCATCCTGCAGCTGTTGTGATGGGGCATCACTGATGCCATGACGAACAATGAAGTCCCTTGCCAACTGATAGTTCCTTTCATCATCGCCGGCGGCGGCACTGGCTAGAAGCAGGCGCAGGTCGCTCAACTCACGCTGCGTTT
Proteins encoded in this window:
- a CDS encoding HupE/UreJ family protein, producing MKRLLCALLLLTTGLAEAHKPSDSYLQLQTRSDSTAITGRWDIALRDLNLVLPVDANRDGQITWGELQRQQPALVTQVLSTLTVHAMADGQASVCPMMLTGLQVNEHVDGSYAALHLQGNCSINAESLEIDYQFLFHRDPDHHGLLRLDQDDTVLTATFSNAERRQQLSRDSRWQAFQGFIVQGIHHILIGYDHILFLLTLLFPAVLVWRTGGWQPAPSMTTALWQTLSIVTAFTLTHSLTLALATLGIISLPSWLVESAIAATVALGAVANLLPRLFPKRWVMAFVFGLIHGMGFASVLADLGLTDSGVFLPLLGFNLGVELGQVAIVLVFVPVAYLLRQTHFYQRVFVPVGSLSIMLLAGVWLVERLG